A DNA window from Streptomyces bacillaris contains the following coding sequences:
- a CDS encoding metal ABC transporter permease: MLFEFLNPPFMQRALIAAVLVGITAPAIGIYLVQRRQALMGDGIGHIAMTGVGLGFLLSTSPIWMATAVAVAGAVTMELIRWYGHTRGDLALAMLFYGGMAGGVMLINLSDTGSNANLTSYLFGSLSTVSESDVIAIAVLAAFVVLVTVGLRRQLFAVSQDEEFARVTGLPVRVLNLLVAVTAAVTVTVAMRVVGLLLVSALMVVPVAAAQQITKSFRVTFVLSVVIGTAVTLTGTVTSYYQDVPPGATIVLLAIAVFVALTALAAPLARRRARASETKGAECTLEVPAARRGADDVRV, from the coding sequence ATGCTGTTCGAATTCCTGAACCCTCCCTTCATGCAGCGGGCGCTCATCGCGGCCGTGCTGGTCGGCATCACCGCGCCCGCCATCGGCATCTACCTGGTCCAGCGACGGCAGGCCCTGATGGGCGACGGCATCGGCCATATCGCGATGACCGGCGTCGGCCTCGGCTTCCTGCTCTCCACCAGCCCCATCTGGATGGCCACCGCCGTCGCCGTGGCCGGTGCGGTCACCATGGAGCTGATCCGCTGGTACGGGCACACACGCGGCGACCTCGCCCTGGCGATGCTCTTCTACGGGGGCATGGCGGGCGGCGTCATGCTGATCAACCTCTCCGACACCGGCTCCAACGCCAATCTGACCTCGTACCTCTTCGGCTCGCTCTCCACCGTCTCCGAGTCGGACGTCATCGCCATCGCCGTGCTGGCCGCCTTCGTGGTGCTGGTCACGGTCGGGCTGCGGCGGCAGCTGTTCGCGGTCAGCCAGGACGAGGAGTTCGCCCGGGTCACCGGGCTGCCGGTGCGGGTGCTGAACCTGCTGGTCGCGGTGACGGCCGCGGTGACGGTGACCGTCGCGATGCGGGTCGTGGGGCTGCTGCTGGTCAGCGCGCTGATGGTGGTGCCGGTGGCGGCGGCGCAGCAGATCACCAAGTCCTTCCGGGTGACGTTCGTGCTCTCCGTGGTGATCGGTACGGCGGTGACCCTGACCGGCACCGTGACCTCGTACTACCAGGACGTCCCGCCCGGCGCGACGATCGTGCTGCTGGCCATCGCGGTGTTCGTCGCGCTGACCGCGCTCGCGGCTCCGCTCGCCCGCAGGCGCGCCCGGGCGAGCGAGACGAAGGGTGCGGAGTGCACCCTGGAAGTACCGGCGGCCCGCCGGGGCGCGGACGACGTCCGCGTATGA
- a CDS encoding metal ABC transporter ATP-binding protein: MPERESTTNREAVVSLRGATATLGARPVLRGVDLTVRRGEVVALLGANGSGKSTAVRSAIGQVPLTGGTVELFGTELRRFRQWGRIGYVPQRTTAAGGVPATIREVVASGRLARTKLRWPGKADRAAVERAIELVGLADRAKDSVSALSGGQHQRVLIARALAAEPELLIMDEPMAGVDLASQAILAATLREQVALGTSVLLVLHELGPLEPLIDRAVVLRDGCVTHDGPPPEALGQHALPGHDHVHPHAAAEPVRTGLLT, translated from the coding sequence ATGCCGGAGCGTGAGAGCACCACCAACCGCGAGGCCGTCGTCAGCCTGCGCGGCGCCACGGCCACGCTCGGCGCGCGCCCCGTGCTGCGCGGGGTGGACCTCACCGTGCGGCGCGGCGAGGTCGTCGCCCTGCTCGGCGCCAACGGGTCCGGCAAGTCCACCGCCGTACGGTCCGCGATCGGCCAGGTCCCGCTGACCGGCGGCACCGTCGAGCTGTTCGGCACCGAGCTGCGGCGTTTCCGCCAGTGGGGCCGCATCGGTTACGTACCGCAGCGCACCACGGCTGCCGGCGGGGTGCCCGCCACGATCCGCGAGGTCGTCGCCTCCGGCCGGCTGGCCCGTACGAAGCTGCGGTGGCCGGGGAAGGCGGACCGGGCGGCCGTGGAGCGGGCCATCGAGCTGGTGGGCCTGGCCGACCGCGCCAAGGACTCCGTGAGCGCCCTGTCGGGCGGCCAGCACCAGCGGGTCCTGATCGCCCGCGCCCTGGCCGCCGAGCCGGAGCTGCTGATCATGGACGAGCCGATGGCCGGGGTGGACCTGGCCAGCCAGGCGATCCTGGCGGCGACGCTGCGCGAGCAGGTGGCGCTGGGCACCTCGGTGCTCCTGGTCCTGCACGAGCTGGGGCCGCTGGAGCCGCTGATCGACCGGGCCGTCGTCCTGCGCGACGGCTGCGTCACCCACGACGGCCCGCCGCCGGAGGCGCTGGGCCAGCACGCCCTGCCCGGCCACGACCACGTACACCCCCACGCGGCCGCCGAGCCCGTACGGACGGGACTGCTGACCTGA
- a CDS encoding metal ABC transporter substrate-binding protein, giving the protein MNVRRLIPTTAVAGAVVLGLTALSACSTSDAADGGNGSGGGDKLKVTASFYPMQFLAERIGGEHVAVTSLTKPGVEPHDLELTPRQIGSISNSDYVLYLKGIQPAVDDAIKQSGVKNTVDAATLTTLENHGAEVSGHDHGHEGEEGHGHEDEHGHEGEEGHEEHSEDDGHNHGQDGGADPHIWLDPVKYAEVAQGVGKSLEKADPDHAADYKKNTEALVAELDKLNKAYESGLKNTATKTFITTHSAFGYLAERYGLTQQGIAGIDPEAEPTPARIQELHTIAEKEKATTVFFETLASDRTAKTLAKDTGLKTDVLDPLEGITEKSKGADYIEVMESNLAALQKALGAK; this is encoded by the coding sequence ATGAACGTACGTCGCCTCATACCCACCACCGCCGTCGCCGGAGCAGTCGTCCTCGGTCTGACCGCTCTCTCGGCCTGCTCCACCTCCGACGCCGCCGACGGGGGCAACGGAAGCGGCGGCGGTGACAAGCTGAAGGTGACGGCGTCCTTCTACCCGATGCAGTTCCTGGCCGAGCGGATCGGCGGCGAGCACGTCGCGGTCACCAGCCTCACCAAGCCGGGCGTCGAGCCGCACGACCTGGAGCTCACCCCGCGCCAGATCGGCTCGATCAGCAACTCCGACTACGTGCTGTACCTCAAGGGCATCCAGCCCGCCGTGGACGACGCGATCAAGCAGTCCGGTGTGAAGAACACCGTCGACGCCGCGACCCTCACCACGCTGGAGAACCACGGAGCCGAGGTCAGCGGCCACGACCACGGCCATGAGGGCGAAGAGGGCCACGGCCACGAGGACGAGCACGGTCACGAGGGCGAGGAAGGCCACGAGGAGCACTCCGAGGACGACGGCCACAACCACGGCCAGGACGGCGGCGCCGACCCGCACATCTGGCTGGACCCGGTGAAGTACGCCGAGGTCGCCCAGGGCGTCGGCAAGTCCCTGGAGAAGGCCGACCCGGACCACGCGGCCGACTACAAGAAGAACACCGAGGCCCTCGTCGCCGAGCTGGACAAGCTGAACAAGGCCTACGAGAGCGGGCTGAAGAACACCGCCACCAAGACCTTCATCACCACCCACTCCGCCTTCGGCTACCTCGCCGAGCGCTACGGGCTCACCCAGCAGGGCATCGCGGGCATCGACCCGGAGGCCGAGCCGACCCCGGCCCGGATCCAGGAGCTGCACACCATCGCGGAGAAGGAGAAGGCCACCACGGTCTTCTTCGAGACGCTCGCCAGCGACAGGACCGCGAAGACCCTCGCGAAGGACACCGGGCTGAAGACCGACGTCCTGGACCCGCTGGAGGGAATCACGGAGAAGTCCAAGGGCGCTGACTACATCGAGGTCATGGAGTCCAACCTCGCCGCGCTGCAGAAGGCACTCGGCGCGAAGTGA
- a CDS encoding glycine--tRNA ligase, translated as MAADKIDTIVSLSKRRGFVYPCSEIYGGQRAAWDYGPLGVEMKENLKRQWWRYMVTAREDVVGIDSSVILAPEVWVASGHVATFSDPLTECTSCHKRYRADHLEEAYEDKHGKPPVNGLADLNCPNCGNKGTFTEPKQFSGLLSTHLGPTQDSGSVAYLRPETAQGIFTNFGQVQQTSRKKPPFGIAQMGKSFRNEITPGNFIFRTREFEQMEMEFFVKPGEDEEWQQYWMDQRWNWYTDLGMREENMRWFEHPKEKLSHYSKRTADIEYRFRFGGSEWGELEGVANRTDYDLKAHSEASGTDLVYYDQEANERWTPYVIEPAAGVGRAMLAFLLDAYVEDEAPNAKGVMEKRTVMRLDHRLAPVKVAVLPLSRNPQLSPKAKGLAADLRKNWNIEFDDAGAIGRRYRRQDEIGTPFCVTVDFDTLDDNAVTVRERDTMKQERVSLDQIQAYLGARLLGC; from the coding sequence GTGGCCGCCGACAAGATCGACACCATCGTCAGCCTGAGCAAGCGCCGTGGCTTCGTCTACCCCTGCAGCGAGATCTACGGCGGTCAGCGTGCCGCCTGGGACTACGGGCCGCTGGGCGTCGAGATGAAGGAGAACCTGAAGCGCCAGTGGTGGCGCTACATGGTCACCGCGCGCGAGGACGTGGTCGGTATCGACTCGTCGGTCATCCTGGCCCCCGAGGTCTGGGTCGCCTCCGGCCATGTCGCCACCTTCTCGGACCCGCTGACCGAGTGCACCTCCTGTCACAAGCGCTACCGCGCGGACCACCTGGAGGAGGCGTACGAGGACAAGCACGGCAAGCCCCCGGTCAACGGCCTCGCCGACCTCAACTGCCCCAACTGCGGCAACAAGGGCACCTTCACCGAGCCCAAGCAGTTCTCGGGTCTGCTCTCCACCCACCTCGGCCCGACCCAGGACTCCGGCTCGGTCGCCTACCTGCGCCCCGAGACCGCCCAGGGCATCTTCACCAACTTCGGCCAGGTGCAGCAGACTTCGCGCAAGAAGCCGCCGTTCGGCATCGCGCAGATGGGGAAGTCCTTCCGGAACGAGATCACTCCGGGCAACTTCATCTTCCGGACCCGTGAGTTCGAGCAGATGGAGATGGAGTTCTTCGTCAAGCCGGGCGAGGACGAGGAGTGGCAGCAGTACTGGATGGACCAGCGCTGGAACTGGTACACGGACCTCGGCATGCGCGAGGAGAACATGCGCTGGTTCGAGCACCCGAAGGAGAAGCTCTCCCACTACTCCAAGCGCACCGCCGACATCGAGTACCGCTTCCGCTTCGGCGGCAGCGAGTGGGGCGAGCTGGAGGGCGTGGCCAACCGCACCGACTACGACCTCAAGGCGCACTCCGAGGCCTCGGGCACCGACCTGGTCTACTACGACCAGGAGGCCAACGAGCGCTGGACGCCGTACGTCATCGAGCCGGCGGCCGGTGTCGGCCGCGCGATGCTGGCGTTCCTCCTCGACGCCTACGTCGAGGACGAGGCCCCCAACGCCAAGGGCGTCATGGAGAAGCGCACCGTGATGCGCCTCGACCACCGCCTCGCCCCGGTCAAGGTCGCGGTCCTGCCGCTCTCCCGCAACCCGCAGCTCTCCCCGAAGGCCAAGGGCCTCGCCGCGGACCTGCGCAAGAACTGGAACATCGAGTTCGACGACGCGGGCGCCATCGGCCGCCGCTACCGCCGCCAGGACGAGATCGGCACCCCGTTCTGCGTCACCGTCGACTTCGACACCCTCGACGACAACGCGGTGACCGTGCGCGAGCGCGACACGATGAAGCAGGAGCGCGTCTCCCTGGACCAGATCCAGGCGTACCTCGGCGCCCGTCTGCTCGGCTGCTGA
- a CDS encoding DUF6243 family protein, with protein MAKGRNNLLGVGGQRKKLSRADQQGAGTARVADRKVAEDKKQELVRKMRERAEAQTATTAEESGQSGQGAPAQS; from the coding sequence ATGGCCAAGGGCCGCAACAACCTCCTCGGCGTCGGCGGGCAGCGCAAGAAGCTGTCCCGCGCCGACCAGCAGGGCGCGGGCACCGCGCGCGTTGCCGACCGCAAGGTCGCCGAGGACAAGAAGCAGGAGCTGGTCCGCAAGATGCGCGAGCGCGCCGAGGCCCAGACGGCCACGACCGCCGAGGAGTCCGGGCAGTCCGGGCAGGGCGCTCCCGCGCAGAGCTGA
- a CDS encoding MarR family winged helix-turn-helix transcriptional regulator, producing MSTNHPDSPVEWLSAAEESTWRAYLRMVTAIQVRTARDLAGLGLSEPDYEVLSTLSERPDGTSTLHEQADKMGWSRSRLSRHASRMEARDLVRRAPDPADGRGCLLVLTPTGWDILRDAAPSHVASVRRHVVDRLDPEELAALGAIARKLAADGPAPGA from the coding sequence ATGTCAACGAATCACCCGGATTCCCCGGTCGAGTGGCTCTCGGCCGCCGAGGAGAGCACCTGGCGGGCGTATCTGCGCATGGTCACCGCCATCCAGGTCCGCACCGCGCGGGACCTGGCCGGACTCGGCCTCTCCGAGCCGGACTACGAGGTGCTCAGCACCCTGTCCGAGCGCCCGGACGGCACCAGCACGCTGCACGAGCAGGCCGACAAGATGGGCTGGTCCCGCAGCCGGCTCTCCCGGCACGCCTCCCGCATGGAAGCGCGCGACCTCGTCCGGCGCGCCCCCGACCCCGCCGACGGCCGGGGCTGCCTCCTCGTCCTGACGCCCACGGGCTGGGACATCCTGCGGGACGCCGCCCCCTCCCACGTCGCCTCCGTCCGCAGGCACGTCGTCGACCGCCTCGACCCGGAGGAGCTGGCGGCCCTCGGCGCCATCGCGCGGAAGCTCGCGGCCGACGGGCCGGCGCCCGGCGCGTAA
- a CDS encoding GNAT family N-acetyltransferase — MTTTRPRILVLVSSTRPNALGPAVGRWLTDTLAPDAERLGVDLVLQAIGDLELPFLDEEEHPSSGVYHHEHTRRWSRIVDGADGFVVVTPEYNHAMPATLKNALDYLGPEWAWKPVGFVSYGHTSAGTRAVQHAKQVVTALRLVPVGATVALRIGDVVRGDELAPQPRHADAARGLLAELVRAAHALAPMREREHPAAVEGPLPGSYARRLGPDDAAEVTVLQRCCWLEEALLNDTLAIPVLHESPADVRAWLADWDVTGLWRDGRLLGMVRTRRTGTDLQVGRLAVVPDLRGLGVGRWLLRHAESAAEKGGRIVLSTGAASHRNLALYRRQGYVPLPGGQEEGVVDLAKPVAV, encoded by the coding sequence ATGACAACGACACGCCCGCGCATTCTTGTCCTGGTCTCCAGCACCCGCCCCAACGCGCTCGGCCCCGCCGTCGGCCGGTGGCTGACCGACACGCTCGCACCCGACGCCGAGCGGCTCGGCGTGGACCTCGTGCTCCAGGCGATCGGTGATCTGGAGCTGCCGTTCCTGGACGAGGAGGAGCACCCGTCGTCCGGCGTGTACCACCACGAGCACACCCGCCGCTGGAGCCGGATCGTCGACGGCGCGGACGGCTTCGTCGTCGTGACGCCGGAGTACAACCACGCCATGCCCGCCACCCTGAAGAACGCCCTCGACTACCTGGGCCCCGAGTGGGCCTGGAAGCCGGTCGGCTTCGTCAGCTACGGCCACACCTCGGCCGGCACCCGGGCGGTCCAGCACGCCAAGCAGGTCGTGACCGCCCTGCGGCTGGTTCCCGTGGGGGCGACCGTCGCCCTGCGGATCGGGGACGTGGTGCGGGGGGACGAGCTGGCGCCCCAGCCGCGCCACGCGGACGCGGCCCGGGGGCTGCTGGCCGAGCTGGTGCGGGCCGCCCACGCCCTGGCCCCGATGCGGGAGCGCGAGCACCCGGCAGCCGTCGAGGGCCCGCTCCCCGGCTCGTACGCGCGCCGGCTCGGCCCGGACGACGCGGCCGAGGTCACGGTGCTCCAGCGCTGCTGCTGGCTGGAGGAGGCCCTCCTCAACGACACCCTGGCGATCCCGGTGCTCCACGAGTCCCCGGCCGACGTCCGCGCCTGGCTGGCCGACTGGGACGTGACGGGCCTCTGGCGGGACGGCCGGCTGCTCGGCATGGTCCGCACCCGCCGTACCGGCACCGACCTGCAGGTGGGACGGCTCGCCGTCGTCCCCGACCTGCGGGGGCTCGGCGTGGGCCGCTGGCTGCTGCGCCACGCCGAATCGGCGGCGGAGAAGGGCGGGCGCATCGTCCTGTCCACCGGCGCCGCCAGCCACCGCAACCTCGCCCTCTACCGGCGGCAGGGGTACGTTCCGCTCCCTGGCGGCCAGGAGGAGGGCGTGGTGGACCTGGCCAAGCCCGTCGCGGTGTGA
- a CDS encoding formylglycine-generating enzyme family protein, with amino-acid sequence MGQETEDRAAADQEKEQLVEQVDWVDIPAGTLRRGTPADAVPAVAHRYADTGVPVEWYLKEAPRTETHVPAFRIARTPVTVGQWALFAAATGRPEPQGTADHPVIGVAWEEAVAYCRWLGERIGLAVRLPTEDEWERAARGDDGREFPWGDEYRTGLANLVDLGLGTTTPVGSFPEGASPFGVLDLAGNADEWTSTLYAPYPGAPDDVPKTEDWAFDPHITRGGAFRHDRDLARCARRHGAYEKDLTAIGVGFRLAAPAR; translated from the coding sequence ATCGGTCAGGAAACAGAGGACCGGGCAGCGGCGGACCAGGAAAAGGAGCAGCTCGTGGAACAGGTGGACTGGGTCGACATCCCCGCCGGGACCCTGCGTCGGGGCACGCCCGCCGACGCCGTACCGGCGGTGGCCCATCGCTACGCGGACACCGGCGTCCCGGTGGAGTGGTATCTGAAGGAGGCCCCGCGCACCGAGACCCACGTACCGGCCTTCCGGATCGCCCGGACCCCGGTCACCGTAGGGCAGTGGGCCCTCTTCGCGGCGGCCACCGGCCGCCCGGAGCCGCAGGGCACGGCGGACCACCCGGTCATCGGGGTCGCCTGGGAGGAGGCGGTGGCCTACTGCCGGTGGCTCGGGGAGCGCATCGGCCTCGCTGTGCGGCTGCCCACGGAGGACGAGTGGGAGCGGGCCGCGCGGGGCGACGACGGCCGGGAGTTCCCCTGGGGCGACGAGTACCGCACCGGCCTTGCCAACCTCGTGGACCTCGGCCTCGGCACCACCACACCGGTCGGCTCGTTCCCCGAGGGCGCCAGCCCCTTCGGCGTCCTGGACCTGGCGGGCAACGCCGACGAGTGGACCTCCACGCTGTACGCCCCCTACCCCGGCGCCCCCGACGACGTGCCGAAGACCGAGGACTGGGCCTTCGACCCGCACATCACCCGGGGCGGCGCGTTCCGCCACGACCGGGATCTGGCCCGCTGTGCCCGTCGGCACGGGGCGTACGAGAAGGACCTGACGGCGATCGGCGTCGGCTTCCGGCTGGCGGCTCCGGCTCGGTGA
- a CDS encoding GTP cyclohydrolase II, giving the protein MSSTVPTAAGLDTPSPPLLPAAVRADVPVPVETGTGTVTARMLSFAGLVDGREHIALVFGERQRDTPLVRVHSECLTGDVFGSGRCDCGPQLREALDLLAHHGGVLLYLRQEGRGIGLYNKLDAYLLQDGGLDTFEANRKLNFADDLRDYRPAAQMLAALSVDAIQLLTNNPDKARQLTDSGVEVRSTRSTGAFVRSTNRGYLLAKREVAGHRIELPDPERT; this is encoded by the coding sequence ATGAGCAGCACGGTTCCGACGGCCGCCGGGCTCGACACCCCCTCGCCCCCCTTACTGCCCGCAGCGGTCCGCGCCGACGTGCCCGTGCCGGTGGAGACCGGTACGGGCACGGTGACGGCGAGAATGCTGAGCTTCGCCGGTCTCGTGGACGGCCGGGAGCACATCGCCCTGGTCTTCGGGGAGCGGCAGCGGGACACCCCCCTGGTGCGGGTCCACTCCGAGTGCCTGACCGGCGATGTGTTCGGCTCCGGGCGCTGCGACTGCGGGCCCCAGCTCCGGGAGGCGCTGGACCTCCTCGCCCACCACGGGGGCGTCCTGCTCTACCTCCGCCAGGAGGGCCGGGGCATCGGCCTGTACAACAAGCTGGACGCGTACCTCCTCCAGGACGGCGGCCTGGACACCTTCGAGGCCAACCGGAAGCTGAACTTCGCCGACGACCTGCGCGACTACCGGCCCGCCGCCCAGATGCTCGCCGCGCTCTCGGTGGACGCCATCCAGCTCCTCACCAACAACCCGGACAAGGCGCGGCAGTTGACGGACAGCGGGGTGGAGGTGCGCTCCACCCGGTCCACCGGGGCGTTCGTCCGCAGCACCAACCGGGGCTATCTGCTGGCCAAACGGGAGGTCGCCGGTCACCGGATCGAGCTGCCCGACCCGGAACGGACGTGA
- a CDS encoding PIG-L deacetylase family protein → MTADARGADAAGFGAGADTGAGVGAGVSAGAGAGPDAGAGAGAGPERAGAGSGAGGPAAPVLVFSPHADDVVLSCFGALRPGGEAVTVFAGVPGDPVFLAPWDKLLGARTSRGMALERLREDAAAYRGTGVELDAWDHLDGQYRTGPPDTGALRREMRERIGRAGEVWLPSAIGSHPDHLAVRDTGLAACRELAAAGRPPRVRLYADYPYQLFAMSNRHRAHGTWSTYTWHNADPLALTEWFGTHFPDASEEEARPLPYALDGDTTAAKERAIRCHRTQVPELDRASYGKLLDPANLGREYAWDLPAHLWEPVDAGPPPPPPPPPPAPSPPGGRDT, encoded by the coding sequence ATGACCGCTGACGCCCGGGGCGCGGACGCCGCCGGTTTCGGGGCTGGTGCCGATACGGGGGCCGGTGTCGGTGCCGGTGTCAGTGCCGGTGCTGGTGCTGGTCCCGACGCTGGTGCTGGTGCTGGTGCTGGTCCCGAAAGGGCTGGTGCCGGTTCGGGTGCCGGCGGGCCCGCCGCCCCCGTCCTGGTGTTCTCGCCGCACGCCGACGACGTGGTGCTCTCCTGTTTCGGTGCGCTGCGGCCCGGCGGTGAGGCGGTGACCGTCTTCGCCGGGGTGCCCGGGGACCCCGTCTTCCTCGCCCCCTGGGACAAGCTCCTCGGAGCCCGTACGTCACGGGGGATGGCCCTGGAGCGGCTGCGCGAGGACGCGGCGGCCTACCGGGGTACGGGGGTGGAGCTGGACGCCTGGGACCACCTGGACGGCCAGTACCGGACGGGGCCGCCGGACACGGGGGCGCTGCGCCGGGAGATGCGGGAGCGGATCGGCCGGGCCGGGGAGGTGTGGCTGCCCTCCGCCATCGGGAGCCACCCGGACCATCTGGCCGTCCGCGACACCGGCCTGGCCGCCTGCCGTGAACTCGCCGCCGCCGGACGGCCGCCCCGGGTGCGGCTCTACGCCGACTACCCGTACCAGCTCTTCGCCATGAGCAACCGCCACCGCGCCCACGGCACGTGGTCCACCTACACCTGGCACAACGCGGACCCGCTCGCCCTGACCGAGTGGTTCGGGACGCACTTCCCCGACGCCTCGGAGGAGGAGGCCAGGCCCCTCCCGTACGCCCTCGACGGTGACACCACGGCCGCCAAGGAGCGGGCGATCCGCTGCCACCGCACCCAGGTCCCCGAACTCGACCGGGCCTCCTACGGAAAGCTGCTCGACCCCGCCAACCTGGGGCGCGAGTACGCGTGGGACCTGCCGGCGCACCTGTGGGAGCCGGTGGACGCCGGTCCCCCTCCCCCACCGCCCCCTCCCCCACCCGCACCGTCCCCGCCAGGAGGAAGAGACACATGA
- a CDS encoding glycosyltransferase, translated as MTDLLVPTRPLHPHAVAGVPPGRRPTRRLTVLTPLYRESAATFERSARAIAALDYPDELLQVLWLVEAGAAGDQDAARAGAAMAAYRRAGLDWRLLRLPGMSPKGAALNHAFPYAEGEVIAILDADVVPAPGQAAEAVHALEQGHALVQAEEFSEPGTGLTARAKAGEDAVWHASVRGLKRLAGVHVVAGSSVYAWATTWDLVRPVRSDDVEESYHWSLRLMGAGVETGFLASPSRVSATERPAAALRQRARWTRGQLRAVAVSWRGLPPRGRLLGAVTVGSLAARAALPVVCAGAVAVRRLRPAALALLLADAACVLGARRDPAYRQRTDAAGWALVVPWHMVGAFAVYLALYEWARGSGGGTAYGRGPLAGRGLRWGRSPELESGSMALLRTGVRQATPLSVRLRRRVRMTTESVGSVSSLGHAAVVGAAVMAHPRRAAQAAELAAGLAGWGARVVTDPVPGGGPGTLRTARAAWAAVAPDATHHVVLQDDVLPCRDFTARVADGIRELPDAPLALYANWNSWNGAATRAAALQGAAWVPAVPGEWTPSLALVLPRADVDALLAAVPADVTGPEPDDTVLARELGRRGRRVLIPVPHWVEHADGASLVGNDVYGPRHSACFADDTAEGPDPAGPVAAAPDVLVHLFKGRVQLVLAADTPAPRRVSREGYLRAAGQEGRGRGRSARAVTALRPPSGLLGALCEEIWYAAYLMALHTPPGRAPAAGGDRVRLCLRSLVLGGTADRADLRLWARHRVGPLVALAEDGLRAGFDDREAYGRPAPLPPERLAALPDAALIWSRPLTLEER; from the coding sequence CCTTCGAGCGGTCGGCGCGCGCGATCGCCGCCCTGGACTACCCGGACGAACTCCTCCAGGTGCTCTGGCTCGTCGAGGCGGGCGCCGCCGGGGACCAGGACGCGGCACGGGCGGGCGCGGCGATGGCCGCGTACCGGCGGGCCGGGCTGGACTGGCGGCTGCTGCGCCTGCCGGGCATGAGCCCGAAGGGGGCGGCGCTCAACCACGCCTTCCCGTACGCCGAGGGCGAGGTGATCGCCATCCTGGACGCCGATGTGGTCCCCGCGCCGGGGCAGGCGGCCGAGGCCGTCCACGCCCTGGAGCAGGGCCACGCGCTCGTCCAGGCCGAGGAGTTCAGCGAACCGGGGACCGGGCTCACCGCGCGCGCCAAGGCGGGCGAGGACGCGGTGTGGCACGCCTCGGTGCGCGGCCTCAAACGGCTGGCCGGGGTCCATGTGGTGGCGGGCAGCTCCGTCTACGCCTGGGCCACCACCTGGGACCTGGTGCGGCCCGTGCGCTCGGACGACGTGGAGGAGTCCTACCACTGGTCCCTGCGGCTGATGGGGGCCGGGGTGGAGACCGGGTTCCTCGCCTCGCCCTCCCGGGTCAGCGCCACCGAACGCCCCGCCGCCGCCCTGCGCCAGCGGGCCCGCTGGACCCGGGGACAGCTCCGCGCGGTCGCCGTGAGCTGGCGCGGACTCCCGCCCCGGGGGCGGCTGCTGGGCGCCGTCACGGTCGGCTCCCTGGCCGCCCGGGCCGCACTGCCGGTGGTCTGCGCGGGCGCCGTCGCCGTGCGCCGCCTGCGCCCGGCGGCACTCGCCCTGCTGCTGGCGGACGCGGCCTGCGTCCTGGGCGCCCGCCGCGACCCGGCCTACCGGCAGCGTACGGACGCGGCGGGCTGGGCCCTCGTCGTGCCCTGGCACATGGTGGGGGCCTTCGCGGTGTACCTGGCGCTGTACGAGTGGGCGCGGGGGAGCGGGGGTGGCACAGCGTACGGGAGGGGTCCTCTGGCGGGGCGGGGGTTGCGGTGGGGGCGGTCGCCGGAGCTGGAGTCCGGGTCAATGGCTCTACTCCGTACGGGAGTTCGGCAGGCGACTCCGCTGAGCGTCCGGCTCCGGAGGCGGGTTCGCATGACGACTGAGAGCGTGGGATCGGTCAGCAGTCTCGGCCACGCCGCCGTGGTCGGCGCAGCCGTGATGGCCCATCCTCGCCGGGCCGCCCAGGCGGCGGAGCTGGCCGCCGGGCTGGCCGGGTGGGGTGCCCGGGTGGTCACCGACCCCGTGCCGGGAGGCGGGCCCGGGACCCTGCGGACGGCGCGGGCCGCGTGGGCGGCGGTGGCGCCGGACGCCACGCACCATGTCGTGCTCCAGGACGACGTGCTGCCCTGCCGGGACTTCACCGCCCGAGTTGCCGATGGCATAAGGGAGTTGCCCGACGCCCCGCTGGCCCTGTACGCCAACTGGAACTCCTGGAACGGCGCCGCCACCCGCGCGGCGGCCCTCCAGGGTGCCGCCTGGGTGCCCGCCGTGCCGGGCGAGTGGACCCCGAGCCTGGCCCTCGTCCTGCCCCGCGCGGACGTGGACGCGCTGCTGGCCGCCGTACCGGCCGATGTCACCGGGCCGGAGCCGGACGACACCGTGCTGGCCCGCGAACTCGGGCGCCGGGGGCGGCGGGTGCTGATCCCCGTACCGCACTGGGTGGAGCACGCCGACGGGGCCAGTCTGGTCGGCAACGACGTGTACGGGCCCCGCCACTCCGCCTGCTTCGCCGACGACACGGCCGAGGGGCCCGACCCGGCGGGGCCGGTGGCGGCGGCCCCGGACGTGCTGGTCCATCTGTTCAAGGGCCGGGTCCAGCTGGTCCTGGCGGCGGACACCCCCGCGCCGCGCCGGGTCTCCCGGGAGGGCTATCTGCGGGCGGCGGGGCAGGAAGGACGGGGGCGGGGCCGCTCGGCGCGGGCCGTGACGGCGCTGCGGCCGCCGAGCGGGCTGCTGGGCGCCCTGTGCGAGGAGATCTGGTACGCCGCCTATCTGATGGCCCTGCACACCCCGCCCGGCCGGGCGCCCGCCGCCGGAGGGGACCGGGTCCGGCTCTGCCTGCGCAGCCTGGTCCTCGGCGGCACCGCCGACCGCGCCGACCTGCGGCTGTGGGCCCGGCACCGGGTGGGGCCGCTGGTCGCGCTGGCCGAGGACGGGCTGCGGGCCGGGTTCGACGACCGGGAGGCGTACGGCCGCCCGGCGCCCCTGCCGCCGGAACGGCTCGCCGCCCTTCCCGACGCCGCACTGATCTGGTCCCGTCCGTTGACACTGGAGGAACGATGA